One Thalassotalea sediminis DNA segment encodes these proteins:
- a CDS encoding FKBP-type peptidyl-prolyl cis-trans isomerase, with translation MKIAPNKVVILHYAVSDSEDTLIDSSYDHQPLAVIHGTGYLIPGLEEALTDHKAGDKFEVEVAAENAYGERHDGFVQTVPKSLFQGIEDLDVGTQLRATTDEGEQTVIVIDVQDEEITVDGNHPLAGIDLKFDVEIIEVREATAEELEHGHVHSEGGCGHQH, from the coding sequence ATGAAAATTGCCCCTAATAAAGTGGTCATTCTGCATTACGCCGTTTCTGACAGCGAAGACACCCTTATCGACAGTTCTTATGATCACCAGCCATTAGCTGTAATTCATGGCACCGGGTATTTAATACCTGGTTTAGAAGAAGCGCTTACAGATCACAAAGCAGGTGATAAATTTGAAGTAGAAGTGGCAGCAGAAAATGCTTATGGTGAACGTCACGATGGTTTTGTTCAAACCGTACCTAAGTCTCTTTTCCAAGGCATTGAAGATTTAGACGTAGGCACACAACTACGCGCTACAACAGACGAAGGCGAACAAACCGTTATTGTTATCGATGTTCAAGATGAAGAAATTACCGTAGATGGTAATCATCCACTCGCTGGTATAGATCTAAAATTTGACGTTGAAATTATCGAAGTACGTGAAGCAACAGCCGAAGAACTTGAACATGGTCATGTTCATAGCGAAGGTGGTTGTGGCCATCAACATTAA
- the ygfZ gene encoding tRNA-modifying protein YgfZ has protein sequence MKPSLTALPHTFTIPLTQVQAISLSGEEQVKYLQGQVTCDVETLPNAKLLYGAHCTAKGKVLSCFRLFEHQQSLLLLQPAETLASSLKELQKFGVFAKVTIEKSPLSFTAVCGQKATDSLAKHCTSLPDESCPVVSNDQLSILYIASKSPRYIVAGKSDDVSALILALDLPAVSSEVWSLLEITNGIPLLKNTEQEYVPQMLNMQAINGISFTKGCYLGQETVARMQYLGRNKKAMFTLKGEVHEQPEHIAIEKQLGENWRKAGDVISHYTADTGELYVQAILASDTEEQTNLRLKSPQACVLSLMALPYTLENQ, from the coding sequence ATGAAACCAAGTTTAACTGCTTTACCACATACTTTCACAATTCCATTAACGCAAGTACAGGCAATCTCACTATCGGGTGAAGAGCAAGTAAAGTACTTACAAGGGCAAGTAACTTGTGATGTAGAGACGTTACCCAATGCCAAGTTGCTTTACGGTGCTCATTGCACAGCAAAAGGAAAAGTACTTTCATGTTTTCGCTTGTTTGAACATCAACAATCCCTACTGTTATTACAGCCGGCAGAAACATTAGCCAGTTCTCTAAAAGAACTTCAAAAGTTTGGTGTTTTTGCTAAAGTCACAATAGAAAAATCGCCATTAAGCTTTACCGCGGTTTGTGGTCAAAAGGCAACAGACAGCCTAGCTAAGCATTGCACGTCTTTACCTGATGAATCTTGTCCAGTTGTTAGCAATGACCAGCTTTCAATACTTTATATTGCCAGTAAGTCACCTAGGTATATCGTCGCAGGTAAATCTGACGATGTATCTGCGCTTATCTTAGCACTTGATTTGCCGGCAGTATCTTCTGAGGTGTGGAGTTTATTAGAAATTACCAACGGTATTCCTTTGCTTAAAAATACTGAACAAGAGTATGTACCACAAATGTTAAATATGCAGGCAATTAACGGCATTAGCTTTACTAAAGGTTGTTACCTAGGGCAAGAAACTGTTGCCCGTATGCAATATTTAGGCAGAAATAAGAAAGCCATGTTTACATTAAAAGGTGAAGTACATGAGCAACCTGAGCATATTGCAATTGAAAAGCAACTTGGTGAAAACTGGCGAAAAGCTGGTGATGTGATCAGCCATTATACTGCCGATACGGGTGAGCTATACGTTCAAGCTATATTAGCTAGTGATACAGAAGAACAAACAAATCTGCGACTTAAATCCCCTCAAGCATGCGTATTATCTTTAATGGCTCTGCCATATACACTTGAAAACCAATAA
- a CDS encoding succinate dehydrogenase assembly factor 2 produces the protein MSEPVNKARLKWACRRGMLELDVLFMPFVDEAYDELSEPNKRIFERLLTCQDPELFAWFMGHEECEDPQLNEMVQFILSRVKV, from the coding sequence ATGTCAGAACCTGTAAACAAAGCGCGGCTAAAATGGGCATGCCGTCGTGGTATGCTAGAATTAGATGTGTTGTTTATGCCTTTTGTTGACGAAGCATACGACGAACTTTCAGAACCAAATAAACGAATTTTTGAACGCTTACTTACCTGCCAAGATCCAGAGTTGTTTGCGTGGTTTATGGGGCACGAGGAATGTGAAGACCCACAACTTAACGAAATGGTGCAATTTATACTTAGTCGAGTCAAAGTATAG
- a CDS encoding protein YgfX, with protein MLARQSCFVTFACLILVIVCLYQQPSAALWQYCAFLSALLFLGTLSLYRLSCQPLIFSLGQKGVVELLPSHLYMLTSGSRIGWFGCWLHLYTLNNQSNQVKRFFIFKDSMSRRDYTRLCRYILRFKQQGSFQDTMS; from the coding sequence GTGCTTGCTAGGCAAAGTTGCTTTGTTACCTTTGCTTGCTTGATATTGGTCATTGTATGCCTGTATCAACAACCAAGCGCCGCGTTGTGGCAGTATTGTGCTTTTCTCAGCGCTTTACTTTTCTTGGGTACGCTATCTTTATATCGCTTAAGCTGTCAGCCTTTGATATTTTCATTGGGGCAGAAAGGCGTTGTAGAACTGTTACCTAGTCACTTATACATGCTGACTTCGGGTAGTCGAATTGGTTGGTTTGGTTGCTGGCTTCATTTGTACACCTTAAATAACCAGTCCAATCAAGTGAAACGTTTTTTTATTTTTAAAGATAGTATGAGTAGGCGAGACTATACTCGCCTATGCCGATATATACTTAGGTTTAAACAACAGGGCAGTTTTCAGGATACAATGTCGTGA
- the nadB gene encoding L-aspartate oxidase codes for MNHQHNCDVLIVGSGAAGLTLALHLAQNADVVVLSKGKMNEGSTYYAQGGIAAVFDENDSIESHVADTLIAGAGLCEESAVQYTAENAKACLEWLIEQGVAFDQEDSENGTKKYHLTREGGHSHRRILHAADATGQAIQSTLIERVKHHSRIRVFERYNAIDLVRDHHQQSKPCIGAYVWNRNVESVERIFAKKVILATGGASKVYQYTSNPDIASGDGIAMAWRAGCRVANMEFNQFHPTCLFHPEAGNFLITEALRGEGALLRRPDGSRFMPSFDERAELAPRDIVARAIDFEMKRLGADCMYLDISHKPAAFIKQHFPTIYEKTLSLGIDMTKQPIPVVPAAHYTCGGVMINQQGQTDIGNLYAIGEVAYTGLHGANRMASNSLLECLVFARAAAKDIELTLDHQQPYLTLPLWDESRVTDSDEEVVIQHNWHELRLFMWDYVGIVRTTKRLERALHRVELLQKEIDEYYRHFRVSNNLLELRNLVQVAELIIKCAMNRKESRGLHYTLDYPNMLPTAEVTTLYPENCPVV; via the coding sequence ATGAATCATCAACATAACTGTGACGTTTTAATTGTCGGTAGTGGCGCTGCCGGTCTAACTCTTGCCTTACATTTAGCCCAAAATGCCGATGTTGTCGTGCTCAGTAAAGGGAAAATGAATGAGGGCTCGACTTATTATGCCCAAGGCGGTATCGCCGCAGTATTTGACGAAAACGACAGTATTGAATCCCATGTTGCCGATACGCTTATTGCTGGTGCAGGGCTTTGCGAAGAATCGGCCGTGCAATATACTGCAGAAAATGCAAAGGCGTGTTTAGAGTGGTTAATTGAACAAGGTGTCGCATTCGATCAGGAAGACAGCGAAAACGGCACAAAAAAATATCACCTAACACGAGAAGGTGGTCATAGCCATCGCAGAATCCTCCATGCAGCCGATGCAACAGGACAAGCAATTCAATCCACGTTAATTGAACGTGTAAAACACCATAGTAGAATCAGGGTCTTTGAGCGTTACAACGCCATAGACTTAGTTAGAGATCATCATCAGCAGTCTAAGCCCTGTATCGGTGCCTATGTTTGGAACCGCAATGTTGAAAGTGTTGAACGTATTTTTGCTAAAAAAGTTATACTGGCGACAGGCGGTGCTTCGAAAGTTTATCAATACACGTCTAATCCTGATATTGCTAGCGGCGATGGTATTGCAATGGCATGGCGGGCTGGTTGCAGAGTTGCAAATATGGAATTTAACCAATTCCACCCTACTTGTCTTTTCCATCCTGAAGCTGGAAACTTTCTCATTACTGAAGCATTGCGAGGCGAAGGAGCACTATTGAGGCGCCCTGATGGTAGTCGATTTATGCCAAGCTTTGATGAACGAGCAGAGTTAGCACCGCGTGATATTGTCGCACGAGCAATTGATTTTGAAATGAAACGGCTAGGTGCTGACTGTATGTATTTAGACATAAGTCATAAGCCAGCAGCCTTTATAAAACAACATTTCCCAACGATATACGAGAAAACACTGTCGCTTGGTATTGATATGACCAAGCAACCAATCCCTGTTGTACCTGCCGCACACTATACATGCGGTGGCGTCATGATTAACCAACAGGGACAAACAGATATTGGCAATCTTTATGCAATTGGTGAAGTAGCATACACTGGCTTACATGGTGCCAATAGAATGGCCAGTAATTCACTCTTAGAATGTCTCGTGTTTGCACGCGCAGCGGCCAAAGATATTGAGTTAACATTAGATCACCAACAGCCTTATTTAACTTTACCACTCTGGGACGAAAGCCGTGTGACTGACTCCGACGAAGAAGTTGTGATTCAACACAACTGGCATGAACTTAGATTATTTATGTGGGATTACGTTGGCATCGTGCGAACTACAAAACGCTTGGAGCGTGCATTGCACCGGGTTGAGTTATTGCAAAAAGAAATTGATGAGTACTATCGACACTTCCGTGTTAGTAACAATCTACTCGAACTTCGAAACCTCGTTCAAGTTGCTGAACTTATCATTAAATGTGCGATGAATCGAAAAGAAAGCAGAGGGTTACACTATACGCTTGATTACCCCAACATGCTACCAACGGCAGAAGTCACGACATTGTATCCTGAAAACTGCCCTGTTGTTTAA
- the rpoE gene encoding RNA polymerase sigma factor RpoE has product MSELNVDQELVERVQRGDKNAYNLLVTKYQNKVANLVSRYVRNHSDVPDIVQEAFIKAYRALPNFRGESAFYTWLYRIAVNCAKNHMVASGRKPPGTDVEIEDAEIYDSGDALRENASPEKLLLTKEIKKVVFNTIEQLPDDLRTAINLRELEGLSYEEIATIMECPVGTVRSRIFRAREAVDKKIRPLLQR; this is encoded by the coding sequence ATGAGCGAACTGAACGTCGACCAAGAATTGGTTGAGCGGGTGCAACGCGGCGATAAAAATGCCTATAACCTGCTAGTAACGAAGTATCAGAATAAAGTAGCAAATTTGGTTTCTCGCTATGTAAGAAATCATAGTGATGTACCTGATATCGTTCAAGAAGCTTTCATTAAAGCTTACCGTGCACTACCTAATTTTAGAGGTGAAAGTGCATTTTATACTTGGTTGTATCGAATTGCAGTAAACTGTGCCAAAAACCATATGGTTGCAAGTGGGCGAAAGCCGCCAGGCACAGATGTTGAAATTGAAGATGCAGAGATATATGATTCAGGTGATGCTTTGAGAGAAAATGCGTCACCTGAAAAACTACTGTTGACCAAAGAAATTAAGAAGGTGGTGTTTAACACCATTGAACAATTGCCAGATGATTTGCGGACAGCTATTAATCTGCGCGAATTAGAAGGGTTAAGTTACGAAGAAATTGCGACGATTATGGAATGTCCTGTTGGCACAGTGCGATCCAGAATATTTAGAGCTCGAGAAGCTGTAGATAAAAAAATACGTCCATTACTTCAACGCTAA
- a CDS encoding sigma-E factor negative regulatory protein, whose amino-acid sequence MSESKFETVSSLVDNFHHEDAVLDDVLKDNDMSDTWQRYHLIGDVLRDDVPTSIDIDLSDAITNAIAEEPTVLAPATKSSLSRTVKAKVVTLLKPFGQVAIAASAAGLMVLGVQTNVADNDTVTPYQVVQTGYAVGGVAEPVSLNFQQNTRVDKQQAIVEQQRRFQALLQDHKQQMKFSAAIVTPQDNVSKQEAEKPVK is encoded by the coding sequence ATGAGTGAAAGCAAATTTGAAACAGTATCTTCACTAGTCGATAATTTTCATCATGAAGATGCAGTTTTAGACGATGTGCTCAAAGATAACGATATGTCAGATACTTGGCAGCGATATCACTTAATCGGCGATGTACTGCGTGATGATGTACCAACATCCATTGATATCGATCTTTCTGACGCGATAACTAACGCAATTGCTGAAGAACCAACCGTATTAGCTCCTGCTACCAAATCGAGTCTTTCCCGTACTGTTAAAGCGAAAGTTGTCACATTATTGAAACCTTTTGGTCAAGTTGCAATTGCTGCATCAGCAGCGGGCTTAATGGTATTAGGTGTGCAAACGAATGTTGCTGATAACGACACAGTTACACCTTATCAAGTTGTTCAAACAGGTTACGCTGTAGGCGGTGTTGCAGAGCCTGTTAGCTTAAACTTTCAACAAAACACGCGGGTTGATAAACAACAGGCTATTGTTGAACAACAACGTCGTTTTCAAGCGTTATTACAAGATCATAAACAACAAATGAAATTTAGTGCCGCTATTGTTACTCCTCAAGATAACGTATCAAAACAAGAGGCTGAAAAACCGGTTAAATGA
- a CDS encoding MucB/RseB C-terminal domain-containing protein, whose amino-acid sequence MKLVSCIISLALIITPVKAQETQEPSTAESWLQQLSHSLKTLNFGTSFVVVKNNHAEPYHWFHGVTEHGTELEILSLLNGPRRDVLRKGNIVSYIEPELPPYSVKTEQITGPIPNVFSEDLVALQAHYNFVSVGKSRVLGRGAQVIRIVPKDNNKYAYWLWLDQHTSLLLKLAVITRKGQQLEQVQFTHLDITEYPSESLLQLENTDLPEVVDIPEGYQQQKLSWQVDWLPQGFERINANRHRILSTKEPVEFQLYSDGLAEVSIYVTPSKEQQRPTDYVMDGATVALSQVVKGLEVSVVGKIPTQTAKRIADSVRVVSGVSP is encoded by the coding sequence ATGAAATTAGTTAGCTGCATTATTTCACTGGCGTTAATTATAACGCCAGTGAAAGCTCAAGAAACGCAAGAACCATCAACCGCTGAATCTTGGCTTCAACAATTATCTCATTCTTTAAAAACATTAAATTTTGGTACTTCCTTTGTCGTTGTAAAAAATAATCATGCAGAACCATACCATTGGTTTCATGGTGTTACAGAGCATGGAACTGAATTAGAAATTCTATCGCTGCTTAATGGACCGAGAAGGGATGTGCTACGAAAAGGCAATATTGTTAGTTATATTGAGCCTGAATTACCACCTTATTCAGTAAAAACGGAACAAATTACTGGCCCTATTCCTAATGTTTTCAGTGAAGACCTTGTTGCTCTTCAAGCACACTATAATTTTGTGTCAGTGGGCAAAAGCCGGGTACTTGGGCGTGGTGCACAAGTGATCCGTATTGTGCCTAAAGATAATAATAAATATGCATATTGGTTGTGGTTGGATCAACATACTAGCTTATTATTAAAGCTTGCCGTTATTACACGCAAAGGGCAGCAGCTTGAACAGGTTCAGTTTACACATTTAGATATAACTGAATACCCATCGGAAAGTTTGCTGCAATTAGAAAACACAGATTTACCGGAGGTCGTTGATATTCCAGAAGGATATCAACAACAAAAACTTTCGTGGCAGGTAGATTGGTTGCCACAGGGTTTTGAACGAATCAATGCCAATAGGCATCGTATTTTATCTACTAAAGAACCTGTTGAATTTCAGCTCTACAGCGATGGTTTAGCTGAAGTTTCTATTTATGTAACACCGAGTAAAGAGCAACAACGACCTACTGATTACGTTATGGATGGTGCAACAGTCGCCTTGAGTCAAGTTGTAAAAGGGTTGGAAGTAAGCGTTGTTGGCAAAATACCAACGCAAACCGCTAAGCGCATTGCTGATTCTGTGCGTGTGGTGTCAGGAGTGTCACCTTGA
- a CDS encoding SoxR reducing system RseC family protein — protein sequence MIEEYARVIAVNDDNIVVQTTVKSTCSGCEQLDSCGSGQVAKAFGQKHVNYQLALPTLPVNVGDEVLIGLSEHVLLSAAWQVYLWPLIGLFVASVFGQYTLAAFDVTHELFSLLFGLVGGYIGYKCAQYKQKQVANDARWRAQLLRVGNKNNKVLLNQTAS from the coding sequence TTGATAGAAGAGTATGCTCGCGTTATTGCCGTGAATGATGACAATATTGTTGTTCAAACAACGGTAAAGTCTACGTGCAGTGGTTGTGAGCAGTTGGACTCTTGTGGCAGTGGTCAAGTCGCTAAAGCGTTTGGTCAAAAGCATGTGAATTATCAGTTGGCGTTGCCGACGTTGCCCGTAAACGTAGGAGACGAAGTACTTATAGGTTTATCTGAACACGTGCTTCTTTCTGCAGCATGGCAAGTCTATTTATGGCCATTGATCGGACTATTTGTTGCGAGTGTTTTTGGACAATATACATTGGCAGCCTTTGATGTAACCCATGAGTTGTTTTCATTACTATTTGGTTTAGTTGGTGGCTACATAGGTTATAAATGCGCACAATACAAACAAAAACAAGTTGCCAATGACGCAAGGTGGCGTGCACAGTTGTTGCGAGTTGGAAACAAGAATAACAAGGTTTTGCTAAATCAGACAGCGAGCTAA
- the lepA gene encoding translation elongation factor 4, with protein sequence MKHIRNFSIIAHIDHGKSTLSDRLIQHCGGLTSREMEAQVLDSMDLERERGITIKAQSVTLDYKAKDGETYQLNFIDTPGHVDFSYEVSRSLASCEGALLVVDAGQGVEAQTVANCYTAIEMDLEVLPILNKIDLPQADPDRVCEEIEDIIGIDATGAVACSAKTGIGIEDVLECIVANIPAPEGDPDANLQALIIDSWFDNYQGVVSLVRVMNGEVRKGDKMLVMSTGQTHIIDKVGIFTPKQTETGVLKTGEVGFIIAGIKEIHGAPVGDTITIAKKEAAKPLAGFKKAQPQVYAGIFPISSDDYESFRDALNKLSLNDASLFFEPENSSALGFGFRVGFLGMLHMEIIQERLAREYDLDLITTAPTVNYEVETTKGEVLSIDNPSDLPAVNEIAEIREPIVQANILVPQEHLGNVITLCIEKRGVQKDIIYHGKQVAVTYELPMAEVVMDFFDKLKSTSRGYASLDYHFIRFEASDMVRADVMINGDRVDALAMITHRSNSVARGRMLVEKLRELIHRQMFDIAIQAAIGNNIIARTTVKQLRKNVTAKCYGGDVSRKKKLLQKQKEGKKRMKQVGNVEVPQEAFLAVLKLEN encoded by the coding sequence ATGAAACATATCCGAAATTTTTCTATCATTGCTCATATTGACCATGGTAAATCTACGTTATCTGATCGATTAATCCAACATTGCGGAGGACTTACTTCTCGTGAAATGGAAGCGCAAGTGCTAGATTCAATGGATCTAGAGCGCGAGCGAGGCATTACGATCAAAGCGCAAAGTGTAACCCTAGACTATAAAGCAAAAGATGGTGAAACCTACCAACTTAACTTTATTGATACGCCAGGACACGTTGATTTTTCATATGAAGTTTCTCGTTCATTAGCTTCTTGTGAAGGAGCATTGTTAGTTGTTGATGCTGGACAAGGAGTTGAAGCACAAACAGTAGCTAACTGTTACACAGCAATTGAAATGGATTTAGAGGTGCTGCCAATCCTCAATAAAATCGATCTGCCACAAGCAGATCCTGATCGTGTTTGTGAAGAAATAGAAGATATCATCGGCATTGATGCAACTGGCGCTGTTGCATGCTCGGCTAAAACCGGCATTGGTATTGAAGATGTTTTAGAGTGTATTGTTGCAAATATCCCTGCACCAGAAGGTGATCCTGATGCCAACCTTCAAGCGTTAATTATTGATTCTTGGTTTGATAACTATCAAGGGGTTGTTTCTCTCGTCCGTGTGATGAACGGTGAAGTACGTAAAGGCGATAAAATGTTGGTAATGTCGACAGGACAGACACATATTATCGATAAAGTAGGTATATTTACACCAAAGCAAACTGAAACAGGCGTGTTGAAAACAGGTGAAGTTGGTTTCATTATTGCGGGTATTAAAGAAATTCATGGAGCACCAGTTGGCGATACAATCACTATCGCTAAAAAAGAAGCAGCCAAGCCTCTTGCTGGTTTTAAGAAAGCACAACCTCAGGTATATGCGGGTATTTTCCCAATTAGTTCAGATGACTATGAAAGTTTTCGAGACGCACTTAATAAATTAAGTTTGAATGATGCCTCTTTGTTTTTTGAACCTGAAAACTCTTCTGCACTTGGCTTTGGTTTCCGTGTTGGCTTTTTAGGTATGTTGCACATGGAAATTATCCAAGAACGCCTAGCACGTGAATATGATTTAGATTTGATCACAACTGCACCGACCGTTAACTACGAAGTAGAAACGACGAAAGGAGAAGTACTTTCTATAGATAATCCGAGTGATTTACCAGCAGTTAATGAAATAGCGGAAATTAGAGAGCCAATTGTACAAGCTAATATTTTGGTTCCTCAAGAGCATTTAGGTAATGTCATCACGTTGTGTATCGAAAAACGTGGTGTTCAAAAAGATATTATATATCACGGTAAACAAGTTGCCGTTACTTATGAATTACCTATGGCAGAAGTCGTCATGGACTTTTTTGATAAATTAAAATCTACGAGTCGTGGTTACGCATCATTGGATTATCATTTTATTCGTTTTGAAGCCTCAGATATGGTGAGAGCAGATGTGATGATTAATGGCGATAGAGTGGATGCGTTGGCGATGATTACCCATCGCTCTAATTCAGTTGCTCGCGGCAGAATGTTGGTGGAAAAATTACGTGAACTTATACATCGACAAATGTTTGATATTGCAATTCAAGCGGCTATTGGTAACAACATTATCGCCCGTACTACGGTGAAACAGTTGCGTAAAAATGTAACGGCGAAGTGTTATGGTGGTGATGTTTCTCGTAAGAAGAAACTACTACAGAAGCAAAAAGAAGGTAAAAAACGCATGAAACAAGTAGGTAACGTGGAAGTGCCTCAAGAAGCGTTTTTAGCAGTCCTTAAACTGGAAAACTAA
- the lepB gene encoding signal peptidase I, producing the protein MAVYFSILLVILTVVTGIVWVADKFYWAPQRRLKLTAAQEQCDGELDADIEAKILEAPFFIDTPVQIFPVIAFVLILRSFLYEPFQIPSGSMMPTLLDGDFILVNKHNYGLRDPVFRQKFLEIGEPERGDVVVFKYPIDTRIDYIKRVIGLPGDRIIYRNKSLYIKSPCTDSNQDCKEFKQVPNTFVSNGDYNDGDVELTRYTSDMPNKSHDILVNNVIAPRTAHYFKQSGTQRDEFVVPKGHYFVMGDNRDNSLDGRFWGFVPEENLVGEAIFIWMSFDFERTPDDVLPTWIPTGIRFSRIGSIN; encoded by the coding sequence ATGGCGGTTTATTTTTCAATATTGTTGGTCATATTAACTGTGGTCACAGGTATTGTTTGGGTGGCTGACAAGTTTTATTGGGCTCCTCAGCGCCGATTAAAACTTACGGCGGCACAAGAGCAATGCGACGGCGAATTAGATGCGGATATCGAGGCAAAAATATTAGAAGCGCCATTTTTTATCGACACACCAGTACAAATTTTTCCGGTTATTGCCTTTGTACTTATTTTACGCTCTTTTTTATATGAGCCGTTTCAGATCCCTTCAGGGTCTATGATGCCAACGTTGCTTGATGGTGATTTCATTCTTGTTAATAAGCATAATTATGGCTTACGTGATCCGGTATTCAGACAAAAGTTTCTAGAAATAGGCGAGCCTGAACGTGGTGACGTGGTTGTGTTTAAATACCCCATTGATACACGTATTGACTATATAAAGCGCGTTATAGGTTTACCTGGTGATCGCATTATTTATCGCAATAAATCGCTTTATATTAAATCGCCATGTACCGATAGTAATCAAGATTGTAAAGAGTTTAAGCAAGTACCTAATACGTTTGTCAGCAATGGGGACTATAATGATGGTGATGTTGAGCTTACACGATATACCTCTGATATGCCGAATAAATCACATGATATTTTAGTGAATAATGTCATTGCGCCTAGAACGGCACATTACTTTAAGCAAAGTGGTACCCAGCGCGACGAATTTGTCGTGCCGAAAGGCCATTACTTTGTAATGGGTGATAATCGTGATAACAGTCTAGATGGAAGGTTTTGGGGCTTTGTGCCAGAAGAAAATCTTGTTGGTGAAGCTATTTTCATTTGGATGAGTTTTGATTTTGAGCGAACGCCAGACGATGTTTTACCAACCTGGATACCAACAGGTATTCGTTTTTCTCGTATAGGTAGCATTAATTAA
- the rnc gene encoding ribonuclease III, with the protein MVKNTPQAIAQLEKRLGYQFKQPQLLLRALTHRSAKGQHNERLEFLGDSILGFTIAQALYEKFPKENEGDLTRMRSSLVKGVTLAEIGRNFELGQHLILGPGELKSGGHRRESILEDAVEAIIGAVFLDADIDTCKQLVLSWFEQRLNDIKPGLAQKDPKTRLQEYLQGRKIALPLYEVINTSGQSHNQEFTVRCTTAEISQPVITKGSSRRKAEQAAAEKVLALILSNNGKPKAEK; encoded by the coding sequence ATGGTAAAGAATACGCCACAAGCTATTGCTCAACTTGAAAAACGCTTAGGTTATCAATTCAAGCAACCTCAATTGCTGTTACGAGCACTGACTCATCGCAGTGCGAAAGGGCAACATAATGAGCGTTTAGAGTTTTTAGGTGACTCTATTTTGGGGTTTACTATTGCTCAAGCCTTATATGAAAAGTTCCCCAAGGAAAATGAAGGTGATTTAACACGCATGCGTTCTAGCTTGGTAAAAGGAGTGACACTTGCTGAAATTGGTAGAAACTTCGAGTTAGGACAACATTTGATTCTAGGGCCAGGTGAGTTAAAAAGTGGTGGTCATCGTCGTGAATCAATATTAGAAGATGCGGTAGAGGCGATTATTGGCGCGGTGTTTTTAGATGCTGATATTGATACCTGTAAACAGCTTGTATTGTCTTGGTTTGAACAACGGCTCAATGATATTAAACCTGGGCTTGCTCAAAAAGATCCGAAAACACGTTTACAAGAGTATTTACAAGGGCGAAAAATTGCCTTACCCCTTTATGAAGTGATTAATACATCGGGTCAATCTCATAATCAGGAGTTTACTGTTCGTTGCACAACCGCTGAAATTTCTCAACCAGTGATCACTAAAGGATCTAGTCGACGTAAAGCAGAACAAGCGGCAGCAGAAAAAGTACTGGCATTAATCTTATCAAATAACGGCAAACCGAAGGCGGAGAAATAA